One genomic window of Haliotis asinina isolate JCU_RB_2024 chromosome 4, JCU_Hal_asi_v2, whole genome shotgun sequence includes the following:
- the LOC137281668 gene encoding transcription initiation factor TFIID subunit 6-like — MSKSGSKDGKEGKVSSHLTVESMKTIAESVGVSGLADEAASQLAEDCTYRMKQIIQEAVKFMHHGKRRKLSTWDFDQALQVKNIEPLYGFHCPDLIPFRFASGGGRELHFNEEKELDLQEVINSQLPKIPLEVTLKAHWLSIDGVQPSIPENPPPATKEQLKIESLDTNIKTAIDKVLKPKAQPEGGKAKHKMKGGAEMVKLKNLSMHELSVEQQLYYKEITEACVGPDEARRSEALQSLATDPGLHQMLPRFSTFISEGVKINVVQNNLALLIYLMRMVKSLMDNQTLYLEKYLHEVIPAVATCIVSRQLCLRPDVDNHWALRDFASRLMAQISKNFSSNTNNIQARITKTFSKALLGDKSALATQYGALSGLGELGPEVTKTFLLPHIKGLGDRMRMALEGPILNNADKIAAEHIKKQLTKYVPPVLKNLKSPSETLEDYNSEFGYVGALLYNATLKERQTPTVSSCAVTPARPTVQLQQSRPQILIQSSGSTSQPGTPTTPRFPTPTGAVPRTPATPTLGGSQKYVIVSSQPRSTTPSSQNITINSGSAGSAPTIVKLVTTAQGANTNTVPRTTPQKIVVMSLPPGGSGSQQGQVLTPGASDDLGVKSVFGGQGSNFSFAVKKDPEQRDT; from the exons ATGTCAAAAAGTGGCTCCAAGGATGGAAAAGAAGGGAAGGTCAGCAGCCATCTTACCGTAGAGTCCATGAAGACCATCGCCGAGTCAGTGGGTGTTTCGGGGCTTGCTGACGAGGCAGCATCCCAGCTGGCAGAGGATTGTACATACAGGATGAAGCAAATAATCCAG GAAGCTGTTAAGTTCATGCATCATGGTAAAAGACGGAAACTGTCCACATGGGACTTTGACCAGGCACTGCAGGTCAAGAACATTGAG CCTCTATATGGCTTCCATTGTCCTGACCTGATCCCGTTCAGATTTGCTAGTGGCGGTGGCCGAGAGCTTCATTTCAATGAGGAGAAGGAGCTGGACCTGCAAGAGGTCATAAATAGTCAGCTGCCCAAAATACCACTAGAAGTTACGCTTAAAG CACATTGGTTGAGTATTGACGGAGTCCAGCCATCCATTCCGGAGAACCCTCCTCCAGCCACCAAGGAGCAGTTGAAGATCGAAAGTCTGGACACAAACATCAAGACAGCCATTGACAAGGTCCTCAAGCCCAAAGCACAGCCAGAAGGAGGCAAAGCCAAACACAAGATGAAGGGTGGAGCTGAGATGGTGAAACTGAAGAATCTGTCCATGCATGAGCTGTCAGTG GAGCAGCAGTTATATTACAAGGAAATCACTGAGGCCTGTGTGGGACCTGACGAAGCAAGAAGATCG GAAGCCCTACAGAGTCTTGCCACAGATCCTGGCCTACATCAGATGCTGCCTCGGTTCAGTACATTCATATCAGAGGGG GTTAAAATCAACGTCGTTCAGAACAACCTCGCCCTGCTCATCTACCTGATGAGGATGGTCAAGTCCCTCATGGACAACCAAACACTCTACTTGGAGAAATAT CTTCATGAGGTAATTCCAGCAGTAGCAACTTGTATTGTGAGCCGACAGCTGTGTCTACGTCCGGATGTGGACAATCACTGGGCTCTTCGAGACTTTGCATCCAGACTCATGGCACAAATCAGCAA GAATTTCAGCAGTAACACCAACAACATCCAAGCTCGTATCACCAAGACTTTCAGCAAGGCACTGTTAGGAGACAAATCTGCTCTGGCCACACAGTATGGGGCCCTGTCAGGGTTGGGTGAGCTGGGACCAGAGGTGACAAAGACATTCCTGCTGCCTCACATCAAGGGGCTTGGAGACAGGATGAGGATGGCACTGGAGGGTCCGATACTTAACAATGCTGACAAGATTGCTGCAGAACATATCAAGAAACAGTTAACG AAATATGTTCCACCTGTATTGAAGAACCTGAAGTCTCCTAGTGAGACTCTagaggactacaacagtgagtTTGGGTATGTGGGTGCACTGCTGTACAATGCTACCTTGAAGGAGAGACAGACGCCAACTGTCAGCAGTTGCGCTGTCACCCCAGCCAGACCAACTGTGCAGCTGCAGCAG TCTCGGCCTCAGATACTGATTCAATCATCCGGATCGACATCCCAACCAGGCACCCCCACCACACCCAGGTTCCCCACACCAACAGGGGCTGTGCCCAGAACACCTGCTACCCCTACTCTAGGGGGATCGCAGAAGTATGTCATTGTGTCATCTCAGCCTCGCTCCACCACCCCTTCATCACagaacatcaccatcaacagtGGCAGTGCTGGGTCAGCCCCTACAATAGTCAAACTGGTAACCACAGCACAAGGAGCTAACACAAACACTGTGCCTAGAACTACTCCACAGAAAATAGTGGTCATGTCCTTGCCCCCTGGTGGGTCAGGGTCACAGCAAGGTCAGGTGTTGACCCCAGGTGCTTCAGATGATCTTGGCGTCAAAAGTGTGTTTGGAGGTCAAGGCTCGAACTTTTCATTTGCTGTAAAGAAGGACCCTGAACAGAGAGATACATAA